GACGAGATTGCCCAGCTCATTCAGAAGACTTGGGGGCGCTGATGACCGACAGCAAGAAGAAGCGCATGTCCATGCTGGATAGTCTTGCAGCGGCGGGGACGCCCCCTGCCCCTGGTAGCATGATGTCTAGCAATCGGGCCCTGCGGTCGGCGCGTGATGCTGTCGATGCTCACCATGTTTGGGAGCTCGATCCGGCTGAGATCCAAGACGAGCGATACTCGGATCGCCTCGACCCAAAGGATGTGCACGACCTTCGCGCGTCGATTGAACAAAACGGGCAGACTGTGCCCATCCTTGTTCGGCGCCATGCGACCGACCCCAATCGGTATCTCCTCGTCTATGGGCGCCGCCGTCTTGAGGCCATTCGTGCCTCCGACAAAGTGAGCAAGGTTCGCGCCCTCATCGCTAACCTGGACGATACGGCGGCACTCCGCGCTCAGGTTTCAGAGAATACTGGTAGACGTGACCTGAGTTACATCGAGCGTGCCCTCTTCGCTCAGGAACTGCTCGATAGTGGCTTTGGCTCGCAGGCACAGATTGCCGAAGTGCTCAACGTGACCCGTTCGGCGGTATCGATGTCGATCTCGGTTGCCAAGGCGATCGGAACTGCACTGGCCCATGCAATCGGACCGGCGCACGGCGTCGGCCGTCCCAGATGGGAAGCTTTGGCCAAGGAGCTTGCCGACAGCCGGATCGAGAACGACGATCTTTCCCGAGTTGCTCTTGATGTTCGCGCCAAGGCGGCCGCGAACGAACAGGCGGATAAGGATCCGCAGGTTGATCCTTCGGTGGCGGCTTTTGAGGCCGTTGCGCGGCACGTAAAAAAGAGTGTGAGCTCGACGCTCGGCAAGAAGCCGAAATCGAAGACCACTGCCCTTGTGATCGATGGCACGCCCGTGGGCGCTATCAAGAGATCTGGCCGGGCGCTTCGCCTGGACCTGACGGATGTGGATGATGCCTTTGCGGAGTGGCTTGATGCCCGCGCGCAGGACGTCCTCGAAGAGCTTCACGATCGCTGGAAAGGCGAGACATGAAGAGAGGCAGAGCAGCAACAAAAAGGAGGCACGGTACAGGCTAAAGAAAAGGTCCCGCAAAGCTTGCGCTCCACGAGACCCCAACTTTGATCTTAGCACTTTCAAGGTAGTGGGCCGGTGCGCAAACCGCAAGTCATATGTGATTCGCGGAACACCTTTTCTATGCCTTCGTGAATGACATCATGGAGTACACACCGATTTCGCCGTTTATGCGGCCGATCTCGCACGCCCATCTGCGCGTGGTCGAGCGGCCTGAGGCGTCTGTTCCGGGCAAGCCCGTGAACAAGTGGGAGCTCCTTCGCGAGCTGTCCAAGGCGCAGGCCGCCTTTGGCGTTTCTGATCGCGATCTGACCGTTCTGCAGGGGCTTCTGAGCTTCTTTCCGGATGATGCGCTTGGCGGGAACGCAGAAATGGTCGTCTTCCCGTCCAACAAGGCAATCTGCGAGCGGCTGAACGGCATGGCCTGCTCCACGATGCGCAGGCACATTGCCCGCCTGGTGGACGCTGGCTTGCTCATGCGACGCGATAGTCCTAACGGGAAGAGGTATGTCCGCAAGCATGGCGAAGAGCGCGTGGCTTTCGGCTTCGATCTCTCGCCGCTCTACTGCCGGTCCGAAGAGGTGGCACGGGCCGCAGAGGCCGTGCGTGAGGCCGAGGACCGTGTGCGCCGGCTGCGGGAGGTCGTGAGCCTCATGCGGCGCGATCTTGCTGCCCTGGCGGAGTTTGGAGAAGAGATCCAGCCAGGTCTTGGCCTCTGGGACCAACTACGCGACAAGGCTGTCCTGACAGCGCGCGCCCTGCGTCGCAAGCTCATGCTCGAGGAGCTCTCGGCATACCGAGCAGAGCTCGAAGCTCTTCTCGATCATGCACGCAACGTCATTGATGGCCCTGAAACAGAAGAAATGAACACCAATGATGCCAGTTTTGAGCGTCACCATCATAATTCAAACGAAGAATCTATAGATCTTGAACCTGCCTTAGAGAAAGGCGGGGCGGCGGCCGGCGCGCCAGATGTTGAAACGGATGCGCCTGGTGCTGACGTGGAAGAAGCGGACACAAGACGCATGCCAAAGATCCCGCTCCATCTGGTGATCGCGGGCTGCCCGTCGCTCAAAACCTTTTACCAGGGCGACATCCGCCACTGGCATCAGCTTTTCACCGCGGCTTGCCATGTACGGCCGGCCATGGGGATCAGTGCGTCTGCTTGGGAAGAAGCGCAACGGTTCATGGGGCCCGAGCAGGCATCGATCGTTGTTGTCGCCATGCTGGAACGCTTTGCCGACATCAGATCGCCCGGCGGATACCTCCGTGCGCTGACATCGAAGGCGGCGGCGGGCGAGTTCTCTTGCGGGCCGATGGTCATGGCGCTGATGTCCCGGCGAAACGCGGCGTGATGTTCACAGCTGTGAACATTCTCCCCGTCGGTGCCCCGCTCGACGAAGTTCACAGCTGTGAACTCTCTGCGCCGTATGATGAGCAACCAGCAGACAGAGGGAAAGGCTGGGGGTTTGAGGGGTGACGGGAAGTGAGATCGGGAGAGTGGCTTCCGGCGCCCGTCGTGGAGAAGATCTGATGGCGAAAGCAGCCCAGAACGTCGTCCTGTCCCCGTCGCGGGACATCCCCTTCGACAAGCTCGTGCTGAGCCAGTCCAATGTACGGCGCATCAAGGCAGGCGTCTCGATCGAGGAACTGGCCGAAGATATCGCGCGGCGCGGCCTGCTGCAGGGCTTGAACGTCCGGCCCGTGGTCGATGCTGAAGGGGTCGAAACCGGCATGTTCGAGATCCCGGCCGGCGGCCGTCGTTTCCAGGCGCTGTCGCTGCTGGTGAAGCAGAAGCGGCTGGCCAAGACCGCGCCGATCCCTTGCATCGTGCGGGATGCGGCGTCGGAGATCCTCGCCGAGGACGACTCGCTCGCGGAGAACATGCAGCGCGTCACCCTGCACCCGCTCGACCAGTTCCGCGCATTCCAGGCCCTGCGCGAGAAGGGTCAGGGCGAGGAAGCGATCGCGGCGGCCTTCTTCGTCACGCCGCAGATCGTGAAACAGCGCCTGAAACTCGCTTCCGTGACCCCTGCCCTGCTCGAGGTCTATGCCGAGGATGGCATGACGCTCGAACAACTGATGGCATTTACCGTGAACCCGGATCACGCGCGTCAGATGCAGGTCTGGGAGGCGATCAAGAACTCCTGGAACAAGGAGCCCTATGCCATCCGGCGCATGCTGACCGAGACCTCGGTCAGGGCCTCAGATCGTCGCGCGGTCTTCGTCGGTGTCGATGCCTATGAGGCGGCGGGCGGTGTCGTCCTGCGCGATCTCTTCCAGGGAGATGATGGCGGCTGGCTCGAGGACCCTGCCCTCCTCGACCGGCTGGTTGCCGAGAAGCTTCAGGCTGAAGCCGAGGCGCTCGTTTCCGAAGGCTGGAAGTGGATCGAGGTGGCAGCCGACCTGCCCTATGGCTACAGCCACGGTCTGCGGCGTCTCGCCGGTGAACCTGCGCCGACAACCGACGAGGAAAGCGCGGCCCACGCTTCGCTTCTCGCCGAGTATCGTGCGCTGGAAGAGGAATACTCCGGTCAGGACGAATACCCCGAAGAGATCGATGCGCGGCTCGGTCAGCTCGAAATGGCGATGGAAGCGCTCGAGCAGCGACCCTTGATCTACGATCCGGCCGAGGTCGGGCGCGCGGGCGTCTTCGTCACGCTGGATCGGGACGGCAGTCTCGCGGTCTATCGTGGCTATGTCCGGCCCGAGGACGAGCCGCGCGAGGAAACCGCAGTCCAGGATGGTGATGGCGCGGATGCCATGGGGCAGGGGGGTGATGTCGGTGTTTCCAGCTGGAAACCCTCGGGGACCTCTGTCGGCGGCACCGTCATCACTTCGGGTGGTCAGCCGATCGGCTCGGACGGTTCGGAGGAGGAAGATGACGGCGCGCTGAAGCCGCTGCCCGAACGGCTGGTCATGGAACTGACCGCCCACCGGACCCTCGCGCTGCGCGAGGCCATCGGGCGTTCGCCGGACGTTGCTCTGACGCTCCTGCTCCTGAAGTTGGTGACGGATACCTTCCGCACCTCCTCTGCGATGGGCAGCTGCCTCGAAGCCTCGGTGCGTCACGTCTACATGTCGGCCCAGGCGCCCGATCTGAAGGACAGCGTCGTGGCGAAGCTCGTCGACGAGCGTCACGCCGCCTGGGAGGCTGATCTGCCTCTCGGCGATGATGCCGCGCTCTGGGACTATCTGACGGTCCTCGACCAGGGCAGCCGTCTGGCGCTGCTGGCGCATTGCCTCAGCTTCGGGATCAACGCGCTCCATGAGAAGGTGAACCCCTATGGGGCGGGCATCTCCGCCAGTGGCCTGACCCGCCGCATGGCCCATGCCGATCTTGTGGCGCGTGCCGTCGATCTCGACATGGTCGAAGCGGGCTGGGAGCCGACGGTCGATGGCTATCTCAACCGTGTGCCCAAAGCCCGTATCCTCGAGGCCGTGCGTGAGGCGAAGGGGGAGGGGACCGCGCAGCTTCTCGATCATCTGAAGAAGGGCGAGATGGCTACCGAAGCCGAGCGGCTTCTCAAGGGCAGCGGCTGGTTGCCCGAGGTCCTGCGCCGGGCCGATCTGGTGGCGTTCGACGGCGAGGCGGTCGGAGAAG
This genomic interval from Fuscovulum ytuae contains the following:
- the repB gene encoding plasmid partitioning protein RepB, which produces MTDSKKKRMSMLDSLAAAGTPPAPGSMMSSNRALRSARDAVDAHHVWELDPAEIQDERYSDRLDPKDVHDLRASIEQNGQTVPILVRRHATDPNRYLLVYGRRRLEAIRASDKVSKVRALIANLDDTAALRAQVSENTGRRDLSYIERALFAQELLDSGFGSQAQIAEVLNVTRSAVSMSISVAKAIGTALAHAIGPAHGVGRPRWEALAKELADSRIENDDLSRVALDVRAKAAANEQADKDPQVDPSVAAFEAVARHVKKSVSSTLGKKPKSKTTALVIDGTPVGAIKRSGRALRLDLTDVDDAFAEWLDARAQDVLEELHDRWKGET
- the repC gene encoding plasmid replication protein RepC, whose protein sequence is MEYTPISPFMRPISHAHLRVVERPEASVPGKPVNKWELLRELSKAQAAFGVSDRDLTVLQGLLSFFPDDALGGNAEMVVFPSNKAICERLNGMACSTMRRHIARLVDAGLLMRRDSPNGKRYVRKHGEERVAFGFDLSPLYCRSEEVARAAEAVREAEDRVRRLREVVSLMRRDLAALAEFGEEIQPGLGLWDQLRDKAVLTARALRRKLMLEELSAYRAELEALLDHARNVIDGPETEEMNTNDASFERHHHNSNEESIDLEPALEKGGAAAGAPDVETDAPGADVEEADTRRMPKIPLHLVIAGCPSLKTFYQGDIRHWHQLFTAACHVRPAMGISASAWEEAQRFMGPEQASIVVVAMLERFADIRSPGGYLRALTSKAAAGEFSCGPMVMALMSRRNAA
- a CDS encoding ParB/RepB/Spo0J family partition protein; this translates as MAKAAQNVVLSPSRDIPFDKLVLSQSNVRRIKAGVSIEELAEDIARRGLLQGLNVRPVVDAEGVETGMFEIPAGGRRFQALSLLVKQKRLAKTAPIPCIVRDAASEILAEDDSLAENMQRVTLHPLDQFRAFQALREKGQGEEAIAAAFFVTPQIVKQRLKLASVTPALLEVYAEDGMTLEQLMAFTVNPDHARQMQVWEAIKNSWNKEPYAIRRMLTETSVRASDRRAVFVGVDAYEAAGGVVLRDLFQGDDGGWLEDPALLDRLVAEKLQAEAEALVSEGWKWIEVAADLPYGYSHGLRRLAGEPAPTTDEESAAHASLLAEYRALEEEYSGQDEYPEEIDARLGQLEMAMEALEQRPLIYDPAEVGRAGVFVTLDRDGSLAVYRGYVRPEDEPREETAVQDGDGADAMGQGGDVGVSSWKPSGTSVGGTVITSGGQPIGSDGSEEEDDGALKPLPERLVMELTAHRTLALREAIGRSPDVALTLLLLKLVTDTFRTSSAMGSCLEASVRHVYMSAQAPDLKDSVVAKLVDERHAAWEADLPLGDDAALWDYLTVLDQGSRLALLAHCLSFGINALHEKVNPYGAGISASGLTRRMAHADLVARAVDLDMVEAGWEPTVDGYLNRVPKARILEAVREAKGEGTAQLLDHLKKGEMATEAERLLKGSGWLPEVLRRADLVAFDGEAVGEGQGEDAGEPEDVDLPAFLTADLPDSAASMMAAE